Proteins from one Flavobacterium sp. N2038 genomic window:
- a CDS encoding GNAT family N-acetyltransferase → MKKEFPTLKTERLLLRQFADSDLENVFKGLSHPEVIKYYGVSFQTLEATKEQMLFFADLEKNETGIWFAICSADNRTFYGAGGLNNLSKEHKKAEIGFWLLSDFWGHGIIKEAIPLICNYGFSNLELHRIEGFVESENKNCKSVMAKLDFQYEGTMKDCEIKDGKSISLDIYAKIKDNLIKPE, encoded by the coding sequence ATGAAGAAAGAATTTCCAACTCTAAAAACCGAAAGACTTTTGCTGCGACAATTTGCAGATAGTGATCTTGAAAATGTTTTCAAAGGACTTTCACATCCGGAAGTTATTAAATATTATGGAGTGAGTTTTCAAACCTTAGAAGCAACTAAAGAACAAATGCTTTTTTTTGCTGACCTAGAAAAAAACGAGACAGGAATTTGGTTTGCTATTTGCTCGGCCGATAACAGAACATTCTACGGAGCGGGTGGATTAAATAATTTAAGTAAAGAACATAAAAAAGCAGAAATCGGTTTTTGGTTACTTTCAGATTTTTGGGGACATGGAATTATCAAAGAAGCAATACCGTTAATTTGTAATTATGGATTTAGCAATTTAGAACTTCACAGAATTGAAGGATTTGTGGAGTCGGAAAATAAGAATTGTAAAAGCGTAATGGCTAAACTTGACTTTCAATACGAAGGAACTATGAAAGACTGTGAAATTAAAGATGGTAAGTCTATAAGTCTTGATATTTATGCTAAAATAAAAGATAATTTAATAAAGCCTGAGTAA
- a CDS encoding Arc family DNA binding domain-containing protein has product MSEKKSFALRIDSETMKAIEKWANDEFRSVNGQIEWMLNNSLKNAKRLKVKNEPKK; this is encoded by the coding sequence ATGTCTGAAAAAAAGTCATTTGCATTAAGAATAGATTCAGAAACGATGAAAGCAATTGAAAAATGGGCTAATGATGAATTTCGTAGTGTCAATGGTCAGATTGAATGGATGCTTAATAATAGCCTAAAGAATGCAAAAAGATTAAAGGTAAAAAATGAACCAAAAAAATAA
- a CDS encoding nuclear transport factor 2 family protein: MEGQIIELEKKYWHGVENNDYDTVKNLTLFPCIVAGKNGVQSISETDFKNMFDSGQTNKIKVLNIYDVKEKLIAENTAVIGYRLDFEIVDHSQKGPIKCACTSTWVKENNKWACVLHTETELEKNQ; this comes from the coding sequence ATGGAAGGACAAATCATAGAACTGGAAAAAAAATACTGGCACGGAGTTGAAAATAATGATTATGACACGGTCAAAAATCTGACGTTGTTCCCTTGCATAGTTGCAGGAAAAAATGGTGTTCAGAGTATCAGCGAGACTGATTTCAAAAATATGTTCGACTCTGGGCAGACCAATAAAATAAAAGTGCTGAACATCTATGATGTAAAAGAAAAACTAATTGCCGAAAATACTGCCGTAATAGGATATCGTCTCGATTTTGAGATAGTAGATCACAGTCAAAAAGGACCTATAAAATGTGCTTGTACTTCTACCTGGGTTAAAGAAAATAACAAGTGGGCGTGTGTACTGCATACCGAAACAGAACTCGAAAAAAATCAGTAA
- a CDS encoding HEPN domain-containing protein translates to MNSEPYLALNAWLQKADQNYMEGRLLWLNDFIDGACNLLWLSAEQIIKILLLQKDISILSNVSGDLDDLHNKIDTKGKKLGHDVHKLIANVKSQYPDLDLTTYESMLIKLQEYFYRRYVINTGSVISLNMLDEIDEFYFIVRGKIDAEIGLGTIDEIFIQRKHNWAHPISSFECAYHKNKHFKTRPHSPINYMTSLGERITENGQ, encoded by the coding sequence ATGAATTCAGAACCTTATCTTGCATTAAATGCTTGGCTTCAGAAGGCAGATCAAAACTATATGGAAGGAAGACTTTTGTGGTTAAACGACTTTATAGATGGTGCCTGTAATCTACTTTGGTTATCTGCTGAACAAATTATTAAAATACTTTTACTCCAAAAAGACATTAGCATTCTTTCGAATGTTTCAGGGGATTTAGATGATCTACATAATAAAATAGACACTAAGGGTAAGAAATTAGGGCATGATGTTCACAAATTAATAGCAAATGTAAAATCTCAATATCCAGACCTGGATTTAACAACTTATGAATCAATGCTAATTAAACTACAGGAATACTTTTACAGAAGATATGTGATAAACACTGGAAGTGTCATTTCATTAAATATGCTTGACGAAATAGATGAGTTTTACTTTATAGTTCGAGGAAAAATTGACGCTGAAATTGGACTGGGAACGATTGATGAGATATTTATTCAAAGAAAGCATAATTGGGCACATCCTATATCTTCATTTGAGTGCGCTTACCATAAAAATAAACATTTCAAAACTAGACCACATTCGCCAATTAATTATATGACCTCATTGGGTGAAAGAATCACTGAAAATGGCCAATGA
- a CDS encoding M13 family metallopeptidase yields MKKTLALFITFLAFTACSKHQEKKNVAITGIDSTLTPGNDFFKYVNGKWYDSVSIPASQAGVGAYMFMNFPQRMRLQRILDSISKNENPAGSIAQKVGDFYASGMDTVTIDKRGFTPIKPLLAKIEAISDLPSLMNFVVNEVKVGNSSIIAFGVSTDDKNSSMNIAQLYQTGIGLPDRDYYFKSDSSTVAIQESYKKYLTALFQQTGSNAIEAKKNANLVYDIDKQIAVSHKTKVELRDVQANYNKTAVTDLVKRHPNIDWTTFLEKLGAKTDFINVSQPAYYDALNKLLKTIPINNWKIYLKANSIERYADDLSKPFVDASFEYTKVLSGQAVQKSRGEKMANVVDNYLGDALGELYVKKYFPEDAKKRMLTLVNNLQKAYGKRIDKLEWMSPVTKQKAKEKLFAITKKIGYPDKWRDYSNVHIARNTYFENMISASTAAYQFQLAKLGKPVDKSEWYTTVPTVTAYNNPTANEIVFPAGILQAPYFDNNADDALNYGGIGMVIGHEITHTFDDQGAQYDKDGNLKNWWTKEDYAQFKSRIQQVINLYSTYTVLDDLHINGAMTVGENTADIAGIAVAYDAFKMTEQGKGNTKIDGFTPDQRFFISIAKIWRVKMKDEFLRLWINNNPHSPPNWRVNGPLMNTTPFYDAFNVKQGDKMFLPKKDRITIW; encoded by the coding sequence ATGAAAAAAACCTTAGCCCTCTTTATTACATTCTTAGCTTTTACAGCGTGCTCAAAACATCAGGAGAAAAAAAATGTTGCCATCACAGGAATAGATTCTACATTAACTCCTGGTAATGATTTTTTTAAATATGTAAATGGCAAATGGTACGATTCTGTATCAATACCGGCATCTCAAGCCGGAGTAGGTGCCTATATGTTTATGAATTTCCCACAACGAATGCGCTTGCAGCGAATATTAGACAGTATTTCGAAAAACGAGAATCCGGCAGGAAGTATAGCGCAAAAGGTAGGGGACTTTTATGCATCAGGAATGGATACAGTAACCATTGATAAACGTGGTTTTACGCCGATCAAACCTTTGCTGGCCAAAATTGAAGCCATTAGTGATTTACCGTCTTTAATGAACTTTGTAGTTAACGAAGTAAAAGTTGGTAACTCTTCTATTATAGCTTTTGGAGTGTCAACCGATGATAAAAACAGCAGTATGAATATTGCTCAACTTTATCAAACGGGTATCGGATTGCCGGACAGGGACTATTATTTCAAATCAGATTCATCGACTGTTGCTATACAGGAATCATACAAAAAATACCTTACTGCATTATTTCAGCAAACAGGCAGCAATGCGATAGAGGCTAAAAAGAATGCTAATTTGGTTTACGATATTGACAAACAAATCGCTGTTTCGCATAAAACAAAAGTTGAACTTCGAGATGTGCAGGCAAATTATAATAAAACGGCCGTGACAGATCTTGTAAAAAGACATCCAAATATAGACTGGACTACATTTTTAGAGAAATTAGGTGCTAAAACCGATTTTATTAATGTGAGTCAGCCTGCTTATTATGATGCCCTTAATAAGCTCTTAAAAACGATTCCTATTAATAATTGGAAAATTTACCTGAAAGCAAATTCTATAGAAAGATATGCCGATGATTTAAGTAAACCTTTTGTAGATGCCTCATTTGAATATACCAAAGTGCTTTCTGGTCAGGCGGTTCAAAAATCACGTGGCGAAAAAATGGCTAATGTTGTTGATAATTACCTGGGCGATGCACTAGGTGAATTGTATGTAAAGAAATATTTTCCTGAAGATGCCAAAAAACGGATGTTAACCCTCGTGAATAATTTACAAAAAGCATATGGCAAAAGAATTGATAAATTGGAATGGATGAGTCCAGTTACAAAACAAAAGGCCAAAGAAAAATTGTTTGCTATTACTAAGAAAATTGGATATCCGGATAAATGGAGAGATTATAGCAATGTACACATAGCCAGAAATACCTATTTTGAGAATATGATTTCGGCTTCTACTGCCGCATATCAATTTCAATTGGCAAAATTGGGTAAACCAGTCGATAAATCAGAGTGGTATACTACAGTTCCGACAGTTACAGCATATAATAATCCTACTGCAAATGAAATTGTTTTTCCTGCAGGTATTTTACAAGCCCCATATTTTGATAATAATGCAGATGATGCCCTAAATTATGGAGGTATCGGAATGGTTATAGGTCACGAGATAACCCATACGTTTGATGATCAGGGCGCTCAATATGACAAGGATGGAAACCTGAAAAACTGGTGGACAAAAGAGGATTATGCTCAGTTTAAGTCTAGAATCCAACAGGTTATTAATTTGTACAGTACCTATACGGTTTTAGATGATTTGCATATTAATGGTGCAATGACAGTTGGCGAAAATACAGCAGATATTGCCGGAATAGCAGTTGCTTATGATGCTTTTAAAATGACCGAACAAGGAAAAGGAAATACAAAAATCGACGGTTTTACTCCTGATCAACGTTTCTTTATTTCTATAGCCAAAATATGGAGAGTAAAAATGAAAGACGAATTCCTGCGTTTGTGGATTAACAATAACCCGCATTCTCCACCAAATTGGCGTGTAAATGGCCCTCTAATGAATACGACACCTTTTTACGATGCATTTAATGTAAAACAAGGAGATAAAATGTTTTTGCCGAAGAAAGACAGAATAACAATTTGGTAG
- a CDS encoding OmpA family protein has protein sequence MEKGIERIKWTGEGQVAANHSIPNVKITIKADQFVYFQVSEWADDTTKEEKEKNIYWNLLTNKPRKSLLESTRKANQKYGIKLPKKLCGPYAYYLEASISGLKYSQKAGLVVGGWCESKIIKSKWSTSIDGPDVRNSKVFSYGETIYLNVETEGLNGHKNLIVDIYRNNAEGELINVYTSVDVNDGEINIAITDTFTWFGKIKGIKDVEQFYIKVKNPITKKYIPNSNNETIHARFLKIKKKIEPSFPKPPTNVTAFKVGEQEKYMKNAGHCNFKKIILYEDNEPVSIFDEGKFSQQVSGKDRFITVKKIHYDFDKFNIRPDAKKTIDEITKFLLASPYLPVEIGSHTDCRGTDEYNDKLSHKRAQTIVDSLVKSGIDAGRISAKGYGKSRLLHLGENIPDTLHEQNRRTTLLFKVYGNNANPINIDIIAPSYSYNPRKKVKLKIPDQQFKACFKEGKNKHSLDKNVIENTQYSLNKTTPYNGDTIEHPVFSIINADFKNHYVKYLRKFLFPKETINYGDITNDYYFYINSCAYYSDKTKPTIHIKTYPDVVWMGHFQFNYQDKSPFYFHQKELSLKRGIKQEIKELTESVFGSLMVLIPGGWVTRDVLFPYVEKQAEFYDVGLHAIYDRTLEKKEEALSLKGTEVDFIKEDNTTRYIAAFVVYELVAIGIIIDLLMIYLTRGKNLEGRLAKIASKVKKVSKYLNDSGAELVPPSIAINTGMYYKTQLDNRLALIFEANIKADPLVAINFEKKFDLKDLIKQKLTHKDNQKKQGEINAFLKTIKTNLTATLSIVGEIAINHRIQYNLLTNTHTVTDKIANLVQTQTVTYSEKIKGKMFLEGDVSKKFFKFYPIQVDANIKLDLNCEAVVKTEYGYDQKGGKGLFMEKKLIFSGLKGAFTGNVKVRAQDEELLDYSPNEGKPIPFTLFDGDTYNLGRIYFFNTATQK, from the coding sequence ATGGAAAAAGGTATTGAAAGAATAAAGTGGACTGGTGAGGGACAAGTTGCCGCAAATCACTCCATTCCTAATGTGAAAATTACTATAAAAGCAGACCAATTTGTATATTTTCAAGTAAGTGAATGGGCTGATGATACTACAAAAGAAGAAAAAGAAAAGAATATTTATTGGAATCTTCTAACAAACAAACCTCGTAAGAGTTTACTTGAAAGTACTCGAAAAGCAAATCAGAAATATGGAATAAAGCTACCCAAAAAGCTTTGTGGTCCATATGCCTATTATTTAGAAGCAAGTATTTCAGGTTTAAAATATTCCCAAAAAGCAGGATTGGTTGTAGGGGGATGGTGCGAATCAAAAATTATCAAGAGTAAATGGAGTACCAGTATTGATGGTCCTGATGTTCGTAATTCAAAAGTTTTCTCCTATGGAGAAACTATTTATTTAAACGTGGAAACGGAAGGACTTAACGGACACAAAAATCTGATTGTTGATATTTATCGAAATAACGCAGAAGGAGAACTCATAAATGTATACACTAGTGTAGATGTAAATGACGGAGAAATAAATATTGCAATCACAGATACTTTTACATGGTTTGGTAAAATAAAGGGAATTAAAGATGTCGAACAATTTTATATAAAAGTCAAAAACCCAATAACAAAAAAATACATTCCCAATAGTAATAACGAGACTATACATGCACGTTTTCTCAAGATAAAAAAGAAAATTGAGCCGAGTTTTCCTAAGCCGCCAACAAATGTTACTGCTTTTAAAGTTGGTGAGCAGGAAAAATACATGAAAAATGCCGGGCATTGCAACTTTAAAAAAATCATTCTATACGAAGATAACGAACCTGTATCCATTTTTGATGAAGGAAAATTTAGCCAACAAGTTTCGGGTAAAGATCGATTTATTACAGTAAAGAAAATTCATTATGATTTTGATAAATTCAATATTCGACCAGATGCAAAAAAAACCATTGATGAGATAACAAAATTTTTATTAGCATCACCTTATTTGCCGGTAGAAATAGGATCTCATACAGATTGTAGAGGGACAGATGAGTATAACGATAAACTTTCACATAAAAGAGCGCAGACAATTGTAGATTCGCTTGTTAAAAGTGGAATTGATGCAGGAAGAATTTCAGCAAAAGGATATGGTAAATCAAGACTCTTACACCTTGGCGAAAATATACCAGATACTTTGCACGAACAGAATCGCAGGACAACATTATTATTTAAAGTTTATGGTAACAATGCCAATCCTATAAATATTGATATAATTGCACCAAGTTATAGTTATAATCCACGAAAAAAAGTAAAACTAAAAATACCCGATCAGCAGTTTAAGGCTTGTTTTAAAGAAGGAAAAAATAAACATAGTCTTGACAAAAATGTAATCGAAAATACGCAGTATTCATTAAATAAAACAACACCTTACAACGGTGATACAATTGAGCACCCTGTTTTTTCAATTATCAATGCTGATTTTAAAAATCATTATGTAAAATATTTGCGTAAGTTTTTATTTCCCAAAGAAACGATTAACTACGGTGATATAACAAACGATTATTATTTTTATATCAATTCCTGCGCCTACTATTCGGACAAGACCAAACCTACAATACACATCAAAACCTATCCTGATGTAGTTTGGATGGGACATTTTCAGTTTAACTATCAAGATAAAAGCCCTTTTTATTTTCATCAAAAAGAGCTTTCTCTAAAAAGAGGTATCAAACAGGAAATTAAAGAGCTAACAGAATCTGTGTTTGGTAGTTTAATGGTGCTCATTCCTGGCGGGTGGGTTACCAGAGATGTACTTTTTCCCTATGTAGAAAAACAGGCTGAATTTTACGATGTAGGATTGCATGCCATTTACGACAGAACTCTCGAAAAAAAGGAAGAAGCTCTAAGCTTAAAAGGTACAGAAGTAGATTTTATAAAAGAAGATAATACTACCCGATATATCGCTGCATTTGTAGTTTATGAGTTGGTAGCGATAGGTATTATCATAGATTTATTGATGATATATTTAACCAGAGGCAAAAACTTAGAAGGAAGATTGGCTAAGATTGCAAGCAAAGTAAAAAAGGTCTCTAAATATTTAAATGATTCGGGAGCTGAGTTAGTACCTCCGTCTATTGCAATAAATACGGGTATGTATTATAAAACGCAATTAGACAACAGATTGGCATTAATTTTTGAAGCTAACATAAAAGCTGATCCATTGGTAGCGATAAATTTTGAGAAAAAATTTGATTTAAAAGATCTCATTAAACAAAAACTAACTCATAAAGATAATCAGAAAAAACAAGGAGAAATAAATGCCTTTTTAAAAACTATAAAAACAAATCTAACGGCAACTTTAAGTATAGTAGGTGAAATTGCAATTAACCATAGGATACAATATAACCTACTAACTAATACCCATACTGTTACTGATAAGATAGCAAATCTAGTACAAACCCAGACGGTTACCTACAGTGAAAAAATAAAAGGTAAAATGTTTTTAGAGGGTGATGTATCCAAAAAATTCTTTAAGTTTTATCCAATACAAGTAGACGCAAATATCAAACTAGACCTTAACTGTGAAGCTGTTGTCAAAACTGAATACGGTTATGATCAAAAAGGAGGAAAAGGGTTATTCATGGAAAAAAAATTAATCTTTTCAGGACTCAAAGGTGCTTTTACTGGGAATGTGAAAGTGAGAGCTCAAGATGAAGAATTACTTGATTATTCTCCAAACGAAGGAAAACCAATACCCTTTACCTTATTCGATGGTGACACGTATAATTTGGGTAGAATATATTTTTTTAATACTGCAACACAAAAATAA
- a CDS encoding serine hydrolase: MKLTITIGLLLIGHLTFGQDRIQKIDSLLNSLYSQEKINGNVLIAEKGKVIYSRSFGLANETTKEKLNENSIFELASCSKQFTAMGIMILKEKGKLNLDDDIKKYLPELSFYKGVTVRNLLNHTGGLPDYMQLMDSLFDKSKIATNKDIIDIFSKHQPKIVFEPNTKWEYSNTGYALLASIIEKASGMTYADYLNTAIFQPLKMKNTFVYTRRLSPKKIDNYAFGYVYSDSLKKYVLPDELKETKMVIWLDGIVGDGTVNSTVNDLLIWDRALYTDKLLTKEDMKTVFEVATLKDGARRNYGFGWGIEDNADFGKIVNHDGGWPGYVTFIDRHITNDKTIIILQNHSNVSIPSKAIRNILYNKPLPVQKVRKEISITTEELQKFVGTYEVEKDYEIKISLDKDQLFSQLTGQNAFQIFAESEMLFFYKVVDAQIQFEKNEKGEISNLFLLQNGKKIEAKRTK; this comes from the coding sequence ATGAAATTAACAATTACAATTGGACTTCTTTTAATTGGACATCTTACATTTGGACAAGACAGAATTCAAAAAATTGACAGTTTACTCAATTCTCTTTATTCACAAGAAAAAATCAATGGAAATGTTCTAATTGCAGAAAAAGGGAAAGTTATTTATAGCCGTAGTTTTGGACTTGCAAACGAAACAACAAAAGAAAAATTGAACGAAAATTCGATTTTTGAATTGGCATCTTGTTCAAAGCAGTTCACAGCTATGGGGATAATGATACTTAAAGAAAAAGGGAAGTTGAATTTGGACGATGACATCAAAAAATACTTACCCGAACTTTCTTTTTATAAAGGTGTAACTGTAAGAAACTTATTGAATCATACCGGAGGTCTACCAGACTATATGCAGCTTATGGATAGTTTATTTGACAAATCTAAAATTGCCACTAACAAAGACATAATTGATATATTTAGTAAACATCAGCCAAAAATAGTATTTGAGCCAAACACTAAATGGGAATATAGCAATACCGGCTATGCACTATTGGCTTCAATAATTGAGAAAGCATCGGGTATGACATACGCTGATTATCTAAACACAGCTATTTTTCAACCGTTGAAAATGAAAAATACCTTTGTGTACACTCGTAGATTATCGCCAAAGAAAATTGACAATTATGCTTTTGGTTATGTTTACTCCGATAGTTTGAAAAAATATGTTTTGCCAGACGAATTGAAAGAAACGAAAATGGTTATTTGGCTTGATGGTATTGTTGGAGACGGAACAGTTAATTCAACTGTAAACGATTTATTGATTTGGGATAGAGCATTGTACACCGATAAATTACTCACAAAAGAGGATATGAAAACAGTTTTTGAAGTAGCAACTTTGAAAGACGGAGCTAGAAGGAATTATGGTTTTGGTTGGGGAATTGAAGACAATGCTGATTTTGGAAAAATTGTAAACCATGATGGGGGCTGGCCAGGTTATGTAACTTTTATCGATAGGCATATTACAAATGATAAAACAATAATAATACTTCAAAATCACAGCAACGTTTCAATTCCTTCTAAAGCAATTAGAAATATTCTATATAATAAACCATTGCCTGTGCAAAAAGTCAGAAAAGAAATTAGTATTACTACTGAAGAACTTCAAAAGTTTGTTGGGACTTATGAAGTTGAAAAAGATTATGAAATCAAAATTTCATTAGATAAAGACCAACTATTTTCACAATTAACAGGACAAAATGCGTTCCAAATATTTGCAGAAAGTGAAATGTTATTTTTCTATAAAGTAGTAGATGCACAAATTCAGTTTGAAAAGAACGAAAAAGGAGAAATTTCAAATTTGTTTTTATTACAGAATGGAAAAAAGATAGAAGCAAAACGGACGAAATAA
- a CDS encoding helix-turn-helix domain-containing protein yields the protein MEQKIHQGRNVKRFREMLNIKQEALAYDLGEDWTQKKISMLEQKDVIEDNLLKQISTVLKIPVEAFQNFDEEQAINIISNTFHDTQGLINYNPTFNNDPIDKLIKLHEEKIALYERMLKEKDEMMARLEKLINK from the coding sequence ATGGAACAGAAAATACATCAGGGAAGAAACGTAAAACGTTTCAGAGAAATGCTTAACATAAAGCAAGAAGCACTGGCTTATGATCTGGGAGAAGATTGGACCCAAAAGAAAATTTCTATGCTGGAGCAGAAAGATGTAATTGAAGATAATCTACTGAAACAGATCTCTACTGTATTGAAAATTCCTGTTGAAGCTTTTCAGAATTTTGATGAGGAACAGGCGATTAATATTATTTCAAATACTTTTCATGATACTCAAGGCTTAATTAATTATAATCCAACTTTCAATAATGATCCAATCGATAAATTAATCAAACTTCACGAAGAAAAAATCGCGTTATACGAGCGTATGTTGAAAGAGAAAGATGAAATGATGGCAAGGCTTGAAAAACTAATCAATAAATAA
- a CDS encoding DUF4280 domain-containing protein, whose protein sequence is MSEKHIVVQGATCKCKFSVEPKTDILKVKTQTKHYANDKESKDKLIATDKEIGQTLEKNTFGKCKKQPNGSGDYLPCQATITKWSGFYEKVTLSNQGKLLLEDSKATCPMGGPDCIEIDKHGQVIEPSQQNFKNSNSDVQNQINPLLDLKGMTNPKLKHLDIESI, encoded by the coding sequence ATGAGTGAAAAACATATTGTAGTGCAGGGTGCTACGTGTAAGTGTAAATTTAGTGTGGAGCCCAAAACAGATATACTTAAAGTAAAAACCCAAACAAAGCATTACGCTAATGATAAAGAAAGTAAAGATAAATTAATAGCAACCGATAAAGAGATTGGGCAGACTTTGGAGAAAAATACTTTTGGTAAATGCAAAAAGCAACCCAACGGAAGTGGAGATTATCTGCCATGTCAGGCAACAATTACAAAATGGAGTGGCTTTTATGAAAAAGTAACCCTGTCTAATCAAGGAAAATTATTACTTGAAGACAGTAAAGCTACCTGTCCAATGGGCGGACCTGATTGTATAGAAATAGATAAACATGGACAAGTTATTGAACCAAGTCAACAGAATTTCAAGAATTCAAATTCTGATGTACAGAATCAAATCAATCCATTGTTGGATTTAAAAGGGATGACTAATCCAAAACTGAAACATTTAGACATTGAAAGTATTTAA
- a CDS encoding SPFH domain-containing protein: MKTEKVLTPFNGYLVVAILLLSLAITFYGFISSNIILAAISLLISVFLTKGFIVIGPNSSKVLLLFGDYRGSIKESGLFWTNPLYYKTSLSLRARNFESEKIKVNDKMGNPILISVILVWKVKDTFKSTFEVDNYETFIRIQTDSAVRKLAGSFPYDHFEDERATVTLSTNFDDVNKALEHEVTQRLEIAGIEVIESRIGYLAYAPEIAHSMLRRQQASAVVAARHKIVEGAVGMVESALNLLADKEIIQFDEDKKATMVSNLMVVLCGDSETKPVINTGTLNQ; encoded by the coding sequence ATGAAAACAGAAAAAGTTCTAACACCTTTCAATGGCTATTTGGTTGTTGCCATTCTATTACTATCATTGGCGATAACGTTTTATGGCTTCATCTCAAGCAACATAATACTAGCTGCGATCTCACTTCTAATATCTGTTTTTTTAACAAAGGGTTTTATTGTAATAGGCCCAAACAGCTCAAAAGTTCTATTACTTTTTGGAGATTACAGAGGAAGTATTAAAGAAAGCGGTTTATTTTGGACAAACCCTTTGTATTATAAAACGAGTTTGTCTTTGCGTGCAAGAAACTTTGAAAGCGAAAAAATTAAGGTTAATGATAAAATGGGAAATCCAATTTTAATTAGTGTTATATTAGTCTGGAAAGTTAAGGATACATTTAAGTCTACATTTGAAGTTGATAATTATGAGACATTCATTAGAATCCAAACCGATTCGGCTGTTAGAAAACTTGCAGGTTCTTTTCCATATGACCATTTTGAAGACGAGAGAGCAACCGTAACATTAAGTACAAATTTTGATGATGTTAACAAGGCCCTTGAACACGAAGTTACACAACGATTAGAAATTGCAGGAATAGAAGTAATAGAGTCAAGAATTGGATACTTAGCTTATGCTCCTGAAATTGCTCATTCGATGTTACGACGACAACAAGCGTCGGCTGTTGTTGCCGCACGTCATAAAATTGTAGAAGGTGCTGTTGGTATGGTTGAAAGCGCCTTAAACCTATTAGCAGATAAAGAAATTATACAATTTGATGAAGATAAGAAAGCAACAATGGTAAGCAATTTAATGGTAGTACTTTGTGGCGATAGCGAAACCAAACCCGTAATAAATACCGGTACTTTAAATCAATAA